From the genome of Vicia villosa cultivar HV-30 ecotype Madison, WI linkage group LG2, Vvil1.0, whole genome shotgun sequence, one region includes:
- the LOC131650853 gene encoding kinesin-like protein KIN-7D, mitochondrial, translated as MQSRLEEEEDAKAALMSRIQRLTILILVSSKNAIPGYLTEAPNHQRSHSFGEEDKLDAFRDGMLIESESKKDTSTVLSHPFHDGRHKRSSSRWNDELSPTSNAITESTQAGDQQNKSGSSKFIS; from the exons ATGCAGTCAAGATTAGAAGAAGAGGAGGATGCCAAGGCTGCTCTTATGAGTAGGATTCAGAGGCTAACCATACTCATTTTGGTTTCTTCAAAGAATGCAATTCCTGGATATCTGACTGAAGCTCCTAACCACCAGCGAAGTCACTCTTTTGGCGAGGAAGAT aAACTTGATGCCTTTCGGGATGGTATGTTGATCGAAAGTGAAAGTAAAAAAGATACTTCTACAGTGTTATCACATCCGTTTCATGATGGTAGACATAAAAGATCATCAAGTAGATGGAATGATGAATTATCCCCAACTAGCAATGCTATTACTGAATCAACACAAGCTGGTGATCAGCAAAACAAATCTGGCAGCAGTAAGTTCATTTCCTAA